Below is a genomic region from Desulfurobacterium indicum.
TGAGGCTAAGGAAGAACTTCAGGATATGTTCTCCAGGAGGTACTCCTAATGGTTTACACAAAATTATTGACACAACCAGCAAAGTAACTTTAAGCATATTATTACCTATCGTTATAGCCTGATCTATAGTCATCGATAGCTCCCGACAATTGCTTTAATCAAAAGCTCCCATCCATCAGCAAGAACGAAAAGGATTAACTTGAAAGGAAGCGACAGCATCATCGGCGGAATCATCATCATACCCATCGACATCAAAATACTGGCAACAAGCATATCTATAACAATAAAAGGCAGATATATGACAAAAACAACAATAAATGCCGTTTTTATTTCACTTATCATAAAAGCAGGAATCAAAGTAACCATAGAAAGGTCCTCAGGAGACTTCACCTCTTTACCAGAAAGGTCAATAAACAACTTTAAATCTTCTTTACGCGTATTCTTCAACATAAAATCTTTAATCGGTCCCATTGACCGCTTAATTGCCTCGACATCCGTTATCTCTTTATTCAGGTAAGGTTGCAATGCCACTTTATCAATTTGCTTAAATACCGGTTGCATCACAAAAAAAGTTAAAAAAAGTGAAAGAGCAATCACAACCTGGTTGGGGGGAGTTTGAGGAGAACCCAACGCATTTCTCAATAGAGAAAGAATAATAACGATACGGGTAAAAGCCGTAACTGTAATAAGAATTGCAGGAGCAAGGGTCAAAATTGTTAAAAGTAAAATTATCTTTAAATTAATATCAAGATTTCCCAAACCGGATACTACGTTTTGAAGCGTTTCCCCGTGAGCATTTACAGGAACTATTAAAAGAGGTAAACTAAATATCAGAACTTTCCTCATTACTCCACTCTTTCAATTTCTTAAAACCTGTTTCGTCAAAAGATAAAAGTATTTTACTATTTCTCACATCTATTAAGACAAATCCTTTGTTTTTTGAAATATACTTAATCTCAATGATTTTTATAAACCCAGAGCGACCCGGTTTAACAAAAGAGTATTTTCCAACAGAATAGTAGATAACCACCAGAGAAACAACAATGATGATAAAAACAACGATCAACTTTAAAAGATAAGCCTCAATCAAGATCAATCACCTTAACACCAAACTTATCATTGACAATGATAAGTTCACCAACCCCAAAACGCTGACCGTTTATTTTTATTGACAAAAACTCTTCTATGGTTTTATCAAGGGGGATAACATCCCCCTCTTTAAGTTTCAAAAGATATCCAAAAGGTTTCACTGTCTTGCCAACCTCAACACACAAGTTAAGAGTAACATCACCCAAATCTTTTATCTCAAGCATAACTTTACCCGGTTTGAATTATAAAGTCAGTGAAGTAAACGTTTTTCACACCGCCTAAAGGCAGTATCGCGTTCACCCTTTTGGCGATTTCCTCTTTCAAAAACTCTATTCCTTCCGGTGTTTTCAAATCGGAAGACCGTTTTGTCAAAAGAAGTGTTATTATTGCATCTTTTATTTCAGGAAGCCTTTTTTGAACTTCTTGTTGAACCTTTTGATTCTTAAGTTCAAGTATAATGGAAATCCTCAAGTATCTCTCTATATCCTTATCTGCAAGGTTTACCGTAAAAGTGCCTAAGTCAAACATTATACCTACATTTTCGGTAGCTTTAATCTCTTCTATTATCTTCTGAGCCTGCTTCTCCTGAGAAACCTTTTGCTTTTTAGCAAAAACAAACTTGTAAGCGGCAAAACCGCCACCGCCTAAAACAAGAAGTAGAACTACAAGCAGAATTAACTTCTTCTTACCACCACCTTTTTGCTCTTCACCTTCAGCCGGCACCTGTTCCTGTTTTTCCTCTTCTGCCATAAAACCCTCAATGAAAAATATTTTTAAAACAGGTTAACAATTATCTCTTAATGTTCATCGTTTCCTGAAGAATCTGGTCATCTGTTGTTATCACTCTCGCATTTGCCTGGTAAGCTCTCTGAGCCGTAATAAGATTAATAAATTCCGAAGCTATGTCAA
It encodes:
- the fliP gene encoding flagellar type III secretion system pore protein FliP (The bacterial flagellar biogenesis protein FliP forms a type III secretion system (T3SS)-type pore required for flagellar assembly.), whose product is MRKVLIFSLPLLIVPVNAHGETLQNVVSGLGNLDINLKIILLLTILTLAPAILITVTAFTRIVIILSLLRNALGSPQTPPNQVVIALSLFLTFFVMQPVFKQIDKVALQPYLNKEITDVEAIKRSMGPIKDFMLKNTRKEDLKLFIDLSGKEVKSPEDLSMVTLIPAFMISEIKTAFIVVFVIYLPFIVIDMLVASILMSMGMMMIPPMMLSLPFKLILFVLADGWELLIKAIVGSYR
- a CDS encoding FliM/FliN family flagellar motor switch protein translates to MLEIKDLGDVTLNLCVEVGKTVKPFGYLLKLKEGDVIPLDKTIEEFLSIKINGQRFGVGELIIVNDKFGVKVIDLD
- a CDS encoding flagellar basal body-associated FliL family protein; this translates as MAEEEKQEQVPAEGEEQKGGGKKKLILLVVLLLVLGGGGFAAYKFVFAKKQKVSQEKQAQKIIEEIKATENVGIMFDLGTFTVNLADKDIERYLRISIILELKNQKVQQEVQKRLPEIKDAIITLLLTKRSSDLKTPEGIEFLKEEIAKRVNAILPLGGVKNVYFTDFIIQTG